The Buteo buteo chromosome 1, bButBut1.hap1.1, whole genome shotgun sequence sequence TTTCTATTCTTAAGTTTGGAAGGTGTTAGACAGTGACATCAAACAATGTTTGAGCTGGGAGACACAGAGGTCACAGACCCTGTTTGTCACAGGCATTGTTGCCTTGTCCCTGTTAGAACATCTTTGGTTTCCAACATATGCTGTTATAGAAGGACTGTGTGTGTCTGGCTTGTTCTGCTAATCTTATCCAGGTTGCAGACTGCTAAAGATGGAAGTCCCCTCTACATGGGAACGAAAGTTCAGCATTGTCAGTTCTGTTCCTGTGACGTATTTGGATCTATCCAGGGCAGATCAGAAACTGAATGTGGTTAGGGAGGAGAGATGTGGCAGCTTGTTTCTCAGGTAATTAATAACATAGGGACTCCTGTGGAACTTCAGCTCACCTGGCAGTGCTCCTTCCCCTGGTTGTGAGCTTGTTTTGACTGCTGTGTTGACAACATCAAAcccaagtattttaaaactgaaagacctgggataaaaatgaaacttttctttcatcatttcaaCTGTTTTTTTATCTTACTAACTCAGCCACAGCAATGTATAGCCCTTTaatccttttttccctcttactAAATGATTCAacaattaaatgtttttgtggTGTGCTACTACTACCCAGTTGATCAGATACACAAAGCAGCAGTTGTGAGGAAGCTACTCTGTTTTATCTGTTATTAATTACTTTCCCTGTGTAATTAATAAAGGCTACTTAAACTTCTGATGATGAACAAATTAGTGGACCATATCCTTTGCAACTGCTGAACGCAACATACTTGTCAGTGCTGTTTGAAGAAATCTCTAAGATTTCTCTTGGGATGATGGTTATGATTACTTCCAACATCTGGTTTTATTGTTGTGCCTGGCTGGAAACAAAATGGTCTAGAGGAAACTGGTCTGTTTTACTGATGAACATTCTTCCACATTCTGTGTAACTTTTGGTCTTTCTCTTTCTACTGGAATAGAATGAGCCTTCTTCAGTGAAGTAATTTTGGCTGGAATGGCAAGCTCACTAAAATGTATGGGGAAATTCCCTGATAGTACATTTTAGGATAGTTTTTACCATTCTAACTTGTCTTGTATTAAACGTGAAGGCATGCTTATTTCATCTCTGACTTCTGAACTTAATGACCTTCTGAACATCAAGCTTGAAAGCAGTGTCTTTGTAAACAGATGATCTGGATTGGAAGGTATCAGTTTAATCACTATGACTCTGAGTTTATGATGTAGATTTTTGAATTTGTAAGATGAAAAATTTGGTCTTTCTTGATGACAAAATTCCCAATGAGTTCAGTGAAGTCAGGACATGTTTTACAGGTCACATGTTAGTTTTCAACTCCTCTAGACCTGCTGGTTGCTAATTATCTCTGCAGCTATTGCCTTTGGTGCTGTGCTCTTCAGGGTTCTGTCCCTGGTGGTAACTCTTACAGACATTGGGTATAATCCCTGAAAGTCTTGGACACTTAGAATTACAACTTATTATGTAGCACTTCTCCAGGATGTGCTTGAAGGCAGATTGTCCCATACATTTTCCGATCGGCATTTTCCCTTCCTGTAGTAGAAGATCAAACATAAGAACCCAAGAATATCTAACGTTCTTATCTAACATAAGAATAcgtcttctttttctttacttctttttatatattttccatgtttcttcttttttgtttatttattttctgtttctttttaaagatccAAGTACAAATCCAGCCTATTCAGAAGAAAGATTGGCTCATGAAGCTTTGCAATTAGAAAAGCGCTTGAGCTTGCTGTCCCATACAAGTCGCCAGGGCAGTGGAGGTAAGAAgtatctttaaataaataaaaataagtggtATTCCTTCTCTCCCAGGCTTTAGAAATGAGCATAAGTATATAATTATAAGATGctgagtttaaaagaaaaataacagagaaacaGTCAAGATATTTGATTTGGCTGCTGTTGCTTGTGGGGCAGTTCTTCAACAGCATTGTCTAAAGTCCATTAACATAGATTGCAGTTTTGCAACTGAGCAGGATGAGTTTGGGATCAAACACTATTAACATAGGAAAATCCTTTAGTATGCTGAATCCTACTGAATTTGTGCATATGGAGCTTCAAAAGAACTGTGTCAAGTTTGATATCTCCTTAAGTACTTGACTAACTCAGGCCTGGGAGATGGACTGACTTATATAGTTCACAAATCAGACTTACAGCAGATTTTTGTAGTGAAACCTAGGACTCCGGTGCTTTGGTTCTAAGTTATTATTCTTGCTCTTTGTGGTGCTATCTGTACATGTCCTTTCTGGAGTTCTTTATGCATCAAAGTAGAATTGTTGTCTAGCACTGGATTTGTAAAAGGGCCTATGCCCTGAACTGCTATTTGAATTGTTTAATAGCAGAAGTTAGATCCTCAAAACatctgctttgctcttggcTCTAAAGCCTATGAGCCTAAAAATGGCCCTTTGAAGATCCTCAGGAGCTTAATTATGTACTTCTATACATGTCAATGGCTACTTTAGTCTTGACACTGCTGAGTACTGTGGTTTGTGACTAAATTCCACCAAGACTTCCTGAGGTTTTTCTTGGTTGGCATATAACTACTAGACTTGACTAGAttgatgaaaaacaaatgcaacttGATAGAGAAGCATGCCTGTTTTTTTTATCCAGTCAGTCTGGTTAGAAAACATGGCCCAACTTTGTATACATTCTCTGCTCGAGATTACTTAAATTTATGACCTTATTCTCCTAAGAATGTTATAATCCTCAGAGAATGAGGAATCCTCAGGTAAGATTTTCATATTCTGTTAAGTTTTGTATAGGAAAATTAGATATTTGTGTTTATGGGAAATAAAACACCAAGACTGTCCCTGTAGGTTTGATGGAAGGAACATTTGCCTGAATCTGGAGATCTAGGTTCTGCCACTGCCTTGGAGAACGTGTAGCTCTACACAGTTAGACCATTTTCTTCAAGACTGTGGGAGGGCTTCCCTTCCAGAGTTCTAAAGTGCCTAAAATATTTGTCTAAGAAGtgatttcaaataaattcaacaatcttatttttaaaataaaaatagatgtttttGTAAGCAGAATAACTTTTATTTAACAAGTATATTTCTTCTTCCGGGCTTGTTGCTGAGAATATTTTTTGTAGTTTGTGCCTTCCATCTAGGCAACTGTATAATTTAATCTCAGTAGTTACACTTACACAGGGGTCACAAGACAGTGTTGTGTGCGATGGGCActgggggaaaagaaggaattagatTTCACAGGATAAACATTGCTATTTTGTGATAGTATATATCAATAATTACTCCAAGAAGAGCAGGACAATTGTTTTAAACTTCTGCCTCAAAAACTGAGAATAGAAATACCCTAGTAACACCAGAAGCTCAGGTCACAATTTGCAGTGGACCCTTCCCCTTTCTACCCTATCTGGCAACTTATGCCCAaggtttaaaattaataaaattaataccTACAAAATGATCCAACTGTCAGCCTTGTTTTCACATTGGTTTtattaagaagaaagaaaataacattgtGGAGTGTGTGTGTCACTACAagaaagtggggttttttttgtttggttggttttgtgtatgtgtttgtgtgatGTTTGTGTTTTGTCCTTATGCCCTTATGGCCCTTTCATGccaatgtttaatttttttcttccatattctGTCTTGGATAGCAGTAGTTACCTGTAAAAGTGTCCTTCTTGCAAGtatcagtgagaaaaaaaatttcttgcaaaatgtgCATAGATGAATCATGGAAGATCTTTTTGTATCTAGatatgtaaacatttttataatagtaatattctcacttttttttgttacagtgaGGTGTGGTTGTGTGTTGGTATGGATATGATGGAGAAGTACAGTGTAGGAGAGCTCAGAGGAGAGAACAGGACAGTCTTAACTtcgattttatttttgttgtctctttAACATTCACTTTGATGTCATTCAGATAAGatttaaatcaagaaaaaaagtacaaataagATAATTATTTGGTTGATTCAGATCAAATAGAAACATGGAAATGTCTTATAGGGCTTTGGGTTACAGTAATAAGGTTCTCTTCAGAGCATCCTCAGCTATTCTGAGTGTGGGACTTTGATTATTCCCTGTGACATAAGATTGGAGtatctaaaataaaaccaattaactgcacagaagtaaaatattgTTGAAAAGGGGAGAACTTGGTGCATAAACTCAAAAAATTTAGCCCTGAATGCATTATGTTCTGCAGCGTGGTAGGTTTATGGCAAGGTAATGTactatttgcattttgtttttcccatGGGGATAGGAATTATTGCAGGAATTCTGGCTTTCTGACAGAAGTTCCCTTTACGAAAAGCAGATGGAATCTCAGGGTCCTTTCTGTTTGTACATACTTGCCATGTTTCAGTCTGTTGATTGTGTTTTAAACATAGGTtgatatgttttcttcttttctaggAGACGACAGAAGTCTTTCAAGCTCGTCTTCAGATACCAGCCACTCAGATGTTAGTGTTGGGAGCAGATTGACAATTTGGCCTGAACAGTCTTCAGCCAGCACTTCTCAAGAGAGTCATGGATTGGCAGCTGCAAAGGGCATTTATCTTGGGGAAGAAAAGACCCTTCCAGAAGGGGCACGTAGCACCACTAAACTGCCTCCAAAGCCCCTCCGATCCAGACAGCTACAGGAAATAGGTCGTCAGAGCTCTTCTGACAGTGGAATAGCTACTGGTAGTCACTCTTCTTACTCTGGAAGCTTCTCTTCCTATGCTGGCAGCTTGGACATTTGCCATGGTGATGAGTTTGGATCATTGCTAAGCTTGCCATTGAACTTTCCTTCGGATCAGAATTTATGTACTTGTCCTCACAGTGAGCCCCAGAGAGGTGCAGGATCAGAGTATCAGGTTCCCAGCTCGCTCAGACATATTTACGATATACCCAGGAGTTTGTTACAGGCAGCTTCTAAAGATGTGCAACCGAAGAGTGCAGATTCCACGCTATCCAAGGACCAGGCCCTGTCACCTCAAGGTGCTAGTGACCCAAAACTGCTACTACCACGGAGGGTAcctgagcacagccaggacagaggGAGGCCTTCATCCTCacttgcagaaagcagcaaggaCTCAAGTGATGAGACATATGTGGATTTTGTTTCGAGGTGGTCAGACACAAAACCACAAGGACAGGTGTCAGACTCCAAAAGTAGTGAGTTGTCACCACCTAGTGGGGCCTCAGCTGACCCCTATGACACATGTAGCCCCCACCTTGGGATGACAAGAGCTCTATTTTCAGCTTGTCCAATCTGTGGTGGACTAAAGGTAAATACCTAACACTGAGCAGATGCTAACAAGCCTTGCTTAATATAGcatgattaatttaaaattatttaagttgCAGGTCATAAATACTATTGTTTCCTTTATAACTTGAACAAGTAATAACTTTTGTGTTGTTTATGCTCAAGTTGAGAGGCTTAGCCCATGGTTTGCTCAAAATCTGTGCCTGATcaagaaaacactgaacaatATAGGCCATCGATCATTACTTTTAAATTGGTCAATTTTGGCTTTGGGTGTATCTGAGTGGCTTACAGTGACAGAGACAGAAGCTTTACAGGCACTGAGAGGGATGAATTTGTCATATAACAGTAATTTAGCATGAAGGACATTGATCTCTTGTGCTGCTGgtatttcaaaagaagaaaga is a genomic window containing:
- the DOK7 gene encoding protein Dok-7 isoform X2, which produces MTDSVVVEGHVKLRDGKKWKSRWLVLRKPSPVADCLLMLVYKDKSERAKGHKERSSMTLEDICGLDPGLSYEGLNHTLAIICLSQVVMLGFENKETMYAWDVRIRYSLGEGAGVFFLSCAEGEQISFLFDCIVRGISPTKGPFGLRPVLPDPSTNPAYSEERLAHEALQLEKRLSLLSHTSRQGSGGDDRSLSSSSSDTSHSDVSVGSRLTIWPEQSSASTSQESHGLAAAKGIYLGEEKTLPEGARSTTKLPPKPLRSRQLQEIGRQSSSDSGIATGSHSSYSGSFSSYAGSLDICHGDEFGSLLSLPLNFPSDQNLCTCPHSEPQRGAGSEYQVPSSLRHIYDIPRSLLQAASKDVQPKSADSTLSKDQALSPQGASDPKLLLPRRVPEHSQDRGRPSSSLAESSKDSSDETYVDFVSRWSDTKPQGQVSDSKSSELSPPSGASADPYDTCSPHLGMTRALFSACPICGGLKGTAILQSGVLPAIPGGASVMAASGSLKVHRGHSLQAGPKGGYEMLTLPAEPGTPTSLEEPEGAVGYSADISASDRPHSETATYVNIPVSPTSKKQLHYMELELQEHSTGIRGSGSSRYAQIDIAATETAHKVGTQHAQCREERLQELEQKKKGAQQ